A window from Nasonia vitripennis strain AsymCx chromosome 2 unlocalized genomic scaffold, Nvit_psr_1.1 chr2_random0010, whole genome shotgun sequence encodes these proteins:
- the LOC103316968 gene encoding uncharacterized protein LOC103316968, translated as MPKSREYCCVQGCNSVSGKNSSLTFHKFPKPQKQIVLKTNYFGAVEQVDWLVEWRKALKISTPHPRMRVCFLHFKHDDYVTPDYPGSHRILVKSAVPSLNLPVTPKEKENLSRNEARLNRIIQRSLAHNCSISTIE; from the exons ATGCCAAAATCAAGAGAGTATTGCTGTGTACAAGGATGCAATAGTGTATCTGGTAAAAATAGCAGTCTAACTTTCCATAAATTCCCAAAACCTCAAAAGCAAATAGTGTTGAAAACAAACTATTTTGGAGCAGTAGAACAAGTAGATTGGTTAGTTGAATGGAGAAAAGCCTTGAAGATTAGCACGCCACATCCAAGAATGAGAGTATGCTTTCTGCATTTTAAGCATGATGATTATGTAACACCTG attatcCAGGTAGCCATAGAATTTTGGTAAAATCAGCTGTGCCATCACTCAATCTTCCTGTTACCccaaaagaaaaggaaaatttATCAAGAAATGAAGCACGTCTGAATCGAATAATTCAGAGAAGTTTAGCTCATAATTGCAGCATTTCTACCATCGAATAA